The Vannielia litorea genome segment TGGACAGCGTGCAGGCGGGCGCCGAGATGAGCGGCCCCCAGATCGCGGGCTATACGCTGGGCGCCGTCTTTGTCTGGGGCCTTGCCGGGTTGACCCTCGCCTGGGTCTTCGAGTGGTTCGACCGGCGCGAGGCCCGCAAGCAGGGCGAGGCCTCCGAGGCCGAGCAGCAAGGCTGATCCCAGCGCAGCAGGCGCGCCGCCCCCGCCGCACCGCAGCATTTCATTGACTCCTCCCCCGCGCCGCGTGACAACGGGGCCAGCGCAAAGAGGAGTTCCCATGCAAAAAGTCTACGGCTCCGCGGCGGAGGCGCTCGACGGCCTCCTGTTCGACGGCATGTTCATCGCGGCGGGCGGTTTCGGCCTCTGCGGCATCCCCGAGCTTCTGATCGACGCCATCGTGGAGAGCGGCACCAAGGATCTGACGATCGCCTCCAACAACTGTGGCGTCGACGGTTTTGGTCTCGGCAAGCTGCTCGATACCAAGCAGATCAAGAAGATGCTCAGCTCCTACGTGGGCGAGAACGCCGAGTTCATGCGGCAGTATCTCTCCGGCGAGCTGGAGCTTGAGTTCAACCCGCAGGGCACCCTTGCCGAGCGCATGCGCGCCGGCGGCTGCGGCATCCCCGGCTTCTACACCGCCACCGGCGTCGGCACGGTGATCGCCGAGGGCAAGGAAGTGAAGAGCTTCGGCGGCAAGGATTACATCCTTGAAGAGGGCATCTTCGCCGATGTCGCAATCGTCAAGGCCTGGAAGGCCGACGAGACCGGCAACTGCGTCTTCCGCAAGACCGCCCGCAACTTCAACCCGCCGGCGGCCATGTGCGGCAAGGTCTGCGTGATGGAGGTCGAAGAGATCGTGCCCACCGGCAGCCTCGACCCCGACCACATCCACCTGCCCGGCATCTACGTGCATCGCATCATTCAGGGCGAGCACGAAAAGCGGATCGAGCAGCGCACTACGCGCAAGAAGGAGGACGCATAATGCCTTGGGATCGCAATCAAATGGCCGCCCGCGCGGCGGATGAGCTCGAAGACGGCTGGTATGTGAACCTCGGCATCGGCATCCCGACGCTCGTGGCAAACTACGTCGGCGACAAGGACATCACCCTGCAATCGGAAAACGGCATGCTCGGCATGGGCCCCTTCCCCTTCGAGGGTGAGGAAGACCCCGACCTGATCAACGCCGGCAAGCAGACCATCACCGAGCTGCGCCGCACCAGCTATTTCGACAGCGCCACCAGCTTCGGCATGATCCGCGGCGGCAAGATTGCCGCGGCGATCCTTGGCGCGATGGAAGTGGCCGAGAACGGCGATCTCGCCAACTGGATGATCCCCGGCAAGCTGGTGAAGGGCATGGGCGGCGCGATGGATCTCGTCGCCGGCGTCGGCCGCGTGATCGTGGTGATGGACCACACCAACAAGCACGGCGACAGCAAGGTGCTGAAGGAATGCACCCTGCCGCTCACCGGCACCGGCGTGGTCGACCGGATCATCACCAACCTCGGCGTGCTCGATGTGGTCGAGGGCGGTCTCAAGATCGTCGAACTCGCCGATGGCGTGACCGAAGAAGAGCTGCGCGCCGCCACTCAGGCCACCATCGTCTAACCGCATAGACTGCGCGCCCATCGCGCAGCTTTAGCACCGCAGATCGGGCCGCCCCACACCGGGCGGCCCGTTTCCGTTTAACCGTTGAGAAAACGGAAACAACTTCACATTATTGCCCTAATCTGTTGCTACCCGAGCGAGCAATGACAATGGCGACGAGCAGCTCATCTCCCGGCACCAAACGGCGCCCCGGCCTGCCCCGCGTGGGGCGGGAGCTTTACTTTGTGCTCGTGCTTCTCGGTCTCTTCGCCCTCGGCTTCCTTGGCCTCGCCCTCGCGGGCGGCTGGGAGGAGAGCTGGGAGCAGGTCATGCAGCTCTCGGTGCTGCAACTCGCCGCCCTGCTGGCCCTCAGCCTCGTCAACTACCTCTTCCGTGGCCTGCGCTGGCACCTCTTCGCCTGCCGCCTCGGCATCCCGCTCGGCCTACGCGCCAACATCCGCCACTTCCTCGGCGGCTTCGCGATGACGGCCACGCCGGGCCGGGTTGGCGAACTGGTGCGGATGCGCTGGATCAGCCGTGAGGCGGGTTGGCCCTTCACCCGCTCCGCACCCCTCGTGCTGGTCGACCGTGCTTCCGACCTCGCCGCAATGGGCCTTATCCTCGCGGGCGCGCTTTCGCTCTCCACGATGGGCATCAAGGGCGCGCTCACCGTCGCCGTACTGGCACTGGTCGCCGCCGTCGTCGCCACCCGCCCGGCCCTGCTGACCGCGCTGGTCACGTTGGCCTACCGCACCACCGGCTGGCTGCCCCGGCTCTTTGCCCGCATCCGCTCCGCCGCCCGCTCGCTCAAGGAGTTCTCCACCGCGCCGGTGATCGCAGGCTCGCTCACGCTGGGCCTCGCAGGCTGGGTGGCCGAGGGCTATGCCTTCCACCTGCTGCTGGGCTGGATGGGCGCCGATATCGGCTTCTTCAACGCCGTGGCGATCTTCGTGTTTTCCACCCTCGCGGGCGGCCTCACCGGTGCGCCCGGTGGCGTTGGCGGGGCGGAGGCGGCGATGATCGCGCTGCTCAAGCTGCACGGAATCCCGCTGGAGGTCTCGGTGCCCGCCACCGCGGTCATCCGCGTCACAACTCTCTGGTTCGCCATCGGCCTCGGGCTTCTGGTCTTTCCCTTCGCCGAGCGGGCCTCTCTCAAGGCAAAATCCAAGGCAGTCGCATGAGCTGGAAAAAACATAGCTGGGCAGGCTGGGGCCGGGTCCAATCGGCCACCGGCGAGCTGGCCCGCCCCGAGCGCAGTGCCGCCCTCGCGCCGCTGGCCACCGAGGCCCCCGCCATCGGCAATTGCCGGTCTTACGGCGATGCCGCGCTGGTCAGCGAAGGCCGCGCCATCACCATGACCCGGCTCGACAAGATCCTGTTGTTCGATGAGGCCGACGGGGTGATCCATGTCGAGGCCGGGGCCACCATCGCCGACCTCGCCCGCATTCTCGCGCCCAAGGGCTTTCTGCCCGCCGTCATGCCCGGCACCGGCTTCGCCACCATCGGCGGCTGCATCGCGATGGACGTACACGGCAAAAACCACCACGGCGCAGGCAGCTTTGGCCAGCACGTCACCGAGATCACGCTGGCGAGCGGCAAGGTGCTCACCCCCGACGATCCGCTCTTCAAGGCCACCGTGGGTGGTCTCGGCCAGACCGGCCCGATTGCCTCCGCCAAGCTCAAGCTGCTGCGCGCCAAGGTCGATGTGATGATGGTCACCGAGCGCCGGGCCGAGACCCTTGAGAGCTTCCTCGACCGGCTCGACGAAAGCGAAGCCACCTACACCGTCGGCTGGATCGACGCCACCGCCACCGGCGAGGCCCTCGGGCGCGGTATCCTCGAAGAGGGTGAAACCGGCGCTGGCCTCGTGCCCCCTGCCAAGCGTGGCCGCAAGGTGCCATTCAACGCCCCCGGCTGGGCGCTCGCCGCCCCCGTGGTGCGGCTCTTCAACAAGCTCTACTATGGCCGCGTCCCCGCCGCCGGGCGCACGCTGGTCAAACCGATCGACGATTTCTTCTTCCCGCTCGACCGCATCCACGACTGGAACAAGCTCTACGGCAAGAAGGGCTTCCACCAGTTCCAATGCGTTGTGCCCGTCACCGCGCGCGGCACCTTGCGCTCCATGCTCGAGGCCATCGCCACCTCCGGCCTCGCCTCCCCGCTGGCGGTGCTCAAGCGCATGGGTCCGGGCCGCGCCGGGCACCTCAGCTTCCCGATGGAGGGCTACACGCTGGCCGTCGATTTCCGCAACCGCACCGGCACCCGCGGGCTGATCTCCGAACTGATCGCTGAGGCCAAGGCCGCAGGCGGGCGCATCTACTTCGCCAAGGACTCCGTGGCACGGGCCGAGGACATCCCCGGCATGTATCCCGAGCTTGCCGAATGGGCCGAGGCCGTCAATGCCGGCGACCCCGAGCACCATTACGAGACCGACCTGACCAAACGCCTGAGCCTCAGGAGCGCCAAATGACCGAAACATGGATCCTCCTCGGTGCCGCCTCCTCCATGGCCCGCGCCATGGCCCGCCAACTGGCCGGTGAGGGCGCCAACCTCGTGCTTGCAGGCCGCGACATGGCCGATCTGGAGGCACAGGCCACCGACCTCGCCCTGCGCGGCGCCGCCAGCGCAAAGGCCGCCCGGTTCGATGCCCGCGATGCCGCAACCTTCGCCTCGATCATCGAAGCCGCCGAAACCCTTGCCGGAGAAGGCCCGATAAATTGCGCCGTCTTCGTCGGCTCCATGCCCCCGCAAGAGGCTATCGACGCCGACCCATCCCTGATCGACGGCACGGTGACCGACAGTTTCACCGGCCCCGCCCGCTTCCTCCAGATGCTGGCGCCCAAGCTCGAAGCCAAGGGCAAGGGCCTCGTCATCGGCGTCGGCTCTGTGGCAGGCGACCGGGGCCGCATCGGCAACTACGTCTACGGCGCCGCCAAATCGGGCATCGCCACCTACCTCTCCGGCCTGCGCAACCGCCTTGGCCGCTCGGGCGTGCACGTGATGACCGTGAAGCCAGGGTTCGTGGATACGGCGATGACATGGGATGTCGAAGGCATGTTCCTCGTGGCCTCCCCCGCCCAAGTCGCCGCCCACATGCTCAAGAAAGGCCGCAAGGGTCGCAACGTGCTCTACACGCCCTTCTTCTGGCGCTACATCATGGCCATCATCCGCAGCGTCCCTGAGCCGATCTTCAAGAAACTCTCGGTCTGAGCCCACCGCCCAAAGGCCGCCCAACGCGCGGCATGGACCTCACGCGCATAATACCTGATGCTGCCCGCACAGGTTGCGCGGCCATCGCCCCGCAGCCGCTATCGGGGAATGGTCGGCAAATATGCCCAAACGGCGCAGCGCAGGCGGGATGCTTCTGGCGGGGGTGCTGGCCGTGCTGGCCACCATCGTCACCTTCGCCATCTCGCTCACCAGCCTGCAGGCCCGCATCGCCTCCATTCAGCAGGTCGAACTGCGCTTCGAGACCACTGCACAAGAGCTTCTGGCCACCGTCGGCTTTGCCGGGCTGATCCACGACTTCAAGAACTGCGTGATACGCGGCGGGGCCGAGCCCGCCTATTGCGACGCCACCGAGGCTCGCGCCGCCGAGGCTCTGGTGTTGCTGGCCGAGCTGGAGGCCTCCGCCACGGCGGGCGGCGTTGCGCTCGAAGCCGCCCCGATCCTCGAGATGGTCGAGGCCTACCGCTCCCGCGTGCCACAGGTGCGCGCGGGCCATGTCGCCGGACGGCCCGCCGAACAAATCGACGCCGCCGTGCGCTGGGATGATGAGCCGAGCGCCCGCGCCTTCTCCGCCATCATCGAAACCACGAGCCGCCAGATCAACGCCCGCGTCGAGGGGCTCTACCGCGACACCTTCATCCAATACACCCTCGCCATCCTCGTGCTGCTCTGCATCGGCGGCTGGCTGCTCTTCGCCATCCGCACCGAGAGCCGCGCCGCCCGCGAACGCGAGAGCCAGCTCACCGCGGTCTTCTCCGCCGTGGCGGGCGGTTTGGTGGCCTTCGACGCCGAGGGCCGCATCGCGCTGGCCAACCCCGCCGCGGCAGACATGCTGGACCTCCCCGATCAGCCCACGCCCTTCGACTGGCCCGCGCATGTCGAGATCACATGGGCCGAGGCCTCCGCCGCAGGCCGCACCGAGCCGCCGCTCTCCACCGCGCACACGGGCGGGCGGTTGCACGAGGACCTCTGCCACCTGCGCCTCTCCGCCCCCTCCAGCCGGCCTGACCGGCTGCTGCGCGTCAGCGCCGCCCGCCTCGATCTGCCGGGCCTCGGGCTGCGCAACGTGCTGACGATGGAAGACGTGAGCGAGCAGGAGCAACAGCGCAAAAGGATCGAGCGCGTGGCCCGGCTCGATGCCCTCGGCCAACTCACCGGCGGCATCGCGCATGACTTCAACAACCACCTCGCCACCATCCTCTACGCCGTCGACCTTGCCGCGCGCGAGGTCGAAAGCGAGCGCGGGCAGGTCCTGCTGCAAAGCGCCCTGCGCACCGTGGAGCGCGGCCGCGAACTGACCGATCGCCTGCTCTCCTTCGCCAGCCGCCACCCCGGTACCCCCCGCGCTGAGCGGGTCGAGGCCGTGTTCACCGGCCTGCGCCCCCTGGCCGAGGCCGCCCTGCCCGCCATGATCACCATCGAGTTTTCGCAGGCGGAGCCCGATCTGAAGCTGCTCTGCGATCTCGGCCAGCTCGAAAACGCTGTGTTGAACATCATCCTCAACGCCCGCGATGCCATCCTCTCCTCCGGCATGGGCAGCCACCTGCGCGTACATGCCCGCTCGATCACCCTGCCCGCAGGCCGCATCGGCGACAGGCAGGCGGGCGCCACCCCCGGCACGGGCGAGTCGCACCGCTACGTCGAGCTTTCGGTCACCGATGACGGGCCAGGGATGACGGCAGAGGTCCGCACCCGCGCCACCGAGCCCTTCTTCACAACCAAGCCGCTGGGCGAGGGCACCGGCCTCGGCCTCGCCATGGCCTACGGCTTCGCCCGCCAGTCCCGCGGCGACCTGACGATCTACTCCGAAGAGGGTCACGGCACCGCCGTCCGCCTGATCCTGCCCCGCGCCGATGCAACCGAGGATCGCCGCGAAGAGCCGGTGCCCCCGCCCAATATCCTGCCAGCACGGGGCGAGAGCATCCTGCTGGCAGAGGATGACGAAGAGCTGCGCACCACGATGGTCATCATGCTCGAAGACATGGGTTACCGGGTCGAAGCTGCGGCCAACGCCGCCGCAGCCCTTGAGATCGTCGAGCGCGGCACCCCGATCGACCTCGCGCTTTGTGATGTGATCATGCCAGGCGAGATGAACGGGATAGATCTCGCCAAGCGCCTGCTCGCGCGCGACCCCGAGCGCCCCGTGCTCCTGATGTCAGGCTATGCCGGGCTCATCTCGGGCGAGGACGCCGAGAGCGATCTGCCGATCCTGCGCAAACCCTGCATGCCCGCCGAGCTCTCCCGCGCCCTGCGGGCCGCCCTCGGGGAGTGAGGCGCAGCTAGTCGATCTCGGGCAGCAGCCTCAGCATTTCCATGTGCAGATCGTCGGGCGTGAAGGGCTTGGCCAGCACCCCATCGGCCCCCAGCGACGAGGCCACCGAGAGGATCTCCGACTGCCCCGGTCGCGGCAACGCCCCGGTGATCACCACCACCGGCACCTTCGCCCAGTCCGGCGGGCGCACCGAAAGCCGCGCCTTGGTGATCATCCCGGTGAGCCGCAGCCCCCCGTCCGGCACCGGCGCGCCACTTTCCTTGATGTAGATATCCGCCAGCACCATCCCGATGCCGCCCTGCTCCAGCCGTTCGATGGCCAGATGGGAGGAGCGCACGATCTCCGCCTCGTGCCCGCGCGATACCAGCCCCATCTTCAACAGGTTCGCGAACTCGAGATCGTCTTCCAGAATAAGAACCGTCGTCACCTGCGTCCTCCGCGGCTACCGGTGCGCCATAGAGCAGCCCCACAGGGCAGATTACAAGGGCGGCGCCCCCGAGCAGCCGCGGAATTCCGCGTGCGCCCGCTGGCCGCCCGGCCTAACCTGCCGCCATGAAACAGAGCATCGCCCACATCGCCCTTGTCGTCCGCGACTATGATGAAGCCATCGCCTTCTACTGCGAGACCCTCGGCTTCGAGCTGGTGGAAGACAGCTACCAGCCCGAGCAAGACAAGCGATGGGTCGTGGTGCGTCCGCGCGGCGGGCAAACATCGATTCTACTGGCCCGCGCGAGCAAGCCAGAGCAGGAGCCCTTCATCGGCAATCAGGCCGGCGGGCGCGTGTTCCTGTTTCTCCAGACCGATGATTTCTGGCGCGATTACAACGACCTCAAGGCCAAGGGCGTGAGCTTCGAGCGCGACCCGAAAGAGGCCCCCTACGGCACTGTCGCCGTCTTCCGCGATCTCTACGGCACGCTGTGGGATCTGGTGCAGTTCACTGACGGTCCAAACTGAGACTGCCGCCCTTCGGGGCTTCCAAGCCACTCATCGCAGCCACGTAGGGTGCGCATTCATGGCGCACCGCTACTGCGCCTACCCGCCAAACCACTCCTGCCAGAGCTTCGCCGCCCAGAACATTAGTGACAGGGTGAAGAGCATCACCCCCAACCCCACGCGGTCGCGGGCGGCAAAGACGATGGGGTCGTAATCCATCTTGCCCTGCCACCCGATCCGCACCATCCGGATCAGCCAATGGGCCAGAAACGGCATGGCCGCCCAAAGCAGCCAGCGGTCGGGGTAGAGCGCCTTGGCCTCCGGCGAGAGCGTATAGATGAAAAAGATCAGCAGCGCCCCGAACACCCCGATACCCGCCACGTTCAGCAGGTCGTGCCGGTCGGGCCGGCCATAGCCCCTGCCCGGCAGGCGCTCGTCATCCTCTGCCTTTGCCAGTTCGGTGATCCGCTTCACGCAACCCAGTGTGATGAACACCGGGAAGACGAAGACCAGCATCGCACTGGTGATCGCAACCTCCCCCGCCGCGGCGCCCGCGACCACGCGGATGGTGTAGAGCGAGGCCAGCACCACGATATCCACCCATCGCATCCGCTTCAGCTTCAGCGAATAGGCCAGCGAGGTGGCGATGTAGAGCACGACGATCCCGAGGAAGGCCCAGTTTAGCGCCGCCGCAAGGATCAGCGAAGACAGCCCCAGAGCGATGGCGATGATCATCCCCACCCCGATCGGCACGGTCCCGGCAGCAAAGGGGCGCTTGCACTTGGTCTTGTGCAGCCGGTCCGCCTCCAGATCGAGCAGGTCGTTGACAATGTAGATGGAGGAGGCCGCGAAGGAGAAGGCGATGATCCCCACCAGCACCGGCAGCAGCGCGGCCCATGTGAACTCATGCGCCGCGACCAGCGGCAGCAACAGCAGCACGTTCTTCACCCATTGGTGTGGGCGCAGCGCCTTGATCAGGTCGCCAAAGCGCCAGCCGCCGCCGTAGGTCACCACGTTGCGCCCCTTGGCGGCCAGCCGCGCCGCGACCGAGGGTTGCTCGCCCACCATGATCACGTTTTCCGCGTGGTCCCAGACCTTGGCATCCACCGGCGCATTGCCCGCGTAATCAAAGCCCTGTTCGCCGTAGGCCTCCACCAGCACGCCCGCCTTGGCCGCGCCCTTCAGGTTGATCTCGCCGGTCGAGGCAAACACCCGGTCCGAGAGGCCGTGGTCGGCGGCCACCTGTTTCACCAGCGAGTCGTGCGAGGCCGAGGCCAGCACCACCTCCCTGCCCCGCGCCGCCGACTTCTCGGCCAGTGCCTTGATGTCGGGGTTCACCGGCATCAGATCGGTGCGCAGCGGCGCGATCCCGGTGAGCGCGGCCTTCAGCTTCTCCGGCTGGCGCAGGTGCCGAAAGCTCACCGCCAGCGTCGCCAGCGGGTCGCGCCCCAGCCCGGCCCAAAAGTTCTCGAGCAGCAGGTCCGTCTTCAGAAAGGTGCCGTCGACATCCAGCACCAGCGGTTTGGTGTCTGCCACGGTGTCAGCCCCCTGCGAAGACGCACCCATCGCTCACAAGCTGCGGCGGGGTCAGGCACAGGCCGCGCGCAACCGTCCAGGCGGCGAGCACCTTGGGCACATAATCCCGCGTCTCGGCATAGGGCGGCACGCCGCTGTTCTTCTTCACCGCGCCCTCGCCCGCGTTGTAACCGGCCAGCACCAGCATCGGGTCACGGTCGAACTCCTTCATCAGGAAGTTCAGGTAGGCCACGCCGCCCTTGATGTTCTGCTGCGGGTCGTTCACATCATCCACGCCAAAGCGGGCCGCCGTGTCGGGCATCAGCTGCATCAGCCCCTGCGCCCCCGCCGAGCTGACCGCCTCGATCTTGCCCGCACTCTCGATCCCGATCACCGCCAGCACCAGCGCCGGAGACACATCGGTGCCGATCGTCGCTTTCAAGATGTCCGGCCCGTG includes the following:
- a CDS encoding 3-oxoacid CoA-transferase subunit B, which produces MPWDRNQMAARAADELEDGWYVNLGIGIPTLVANYVGDKDITLQSENGMLGMGPFPFEGEEDPDLINAGKQTITELRRTSYFDSATSFGMIRGGKIAAAILGAMEVAENGDLANWMIPGKLVKGMGGAMDLVAGVGRVIVVMDHTNKHGDSKVLKECTLPLTGTGVVDRIITNLGVLDVVEGGLKIVELADGVTEEELRAATQATIV
- a CDS encoding YbhN family protein; this encodes MATSSSSPGTKRRPGLPRVGRELYFVLVLLGLFALGFLGLALAGGWEESWEQVMQLSVLQLAALLALSLVNYLFRGLRWHLFACRLGIPLGLRANIRHFLGGFAMTATPGRVGELVRMRWISREAGWPFTRSAPLVLVDRASDLAAMGLILAGALSLSTMGIKGALTVAVLALVAAVVATRPALLTALVTLAYRTTGWLPRLFARIRSAARSLKEFSTAPVIAGSLTLGLAGWVAEGYAFHLLLGWMGADIGFFNAVAIFVFSTLAGGLTGAPGGVGGAEAAMIALLKLHGIPLEVSVPATAVIRVTTLWFAIGLGLLVFPFAERASLKAKSKAVA
- a CDS encoding UbiA family prenyltransferase, whose protein sequence is MADTKPLVLDVDGTFLKTDLLLENFWAGLGRDPLATLAVSFRHLRQPEKLKAALTGIAPLRTDLMPVNPDIKALAEKSAARGREVVLASASHDSLVKQVAADHGLSDRVFASTGEINLKGAAKAGVLVEAYGEQGFDYAGNAPVDAKVWDHAENVIMVGEQPSVAARLAAKGRNVVTYGGGWRFGDLIKALRPHQWVKNVLLLLPLVAAHEFTWAALLPVLVGIIAFSFAASSIYIVNDLLDLEADRLHKTKCKRPFAAGTVPIGVGMIIAIALGLSSLILAAALNWAFLGIVVLYIATSLAYSLKLKRMRWVDIVVLASLYTIRVVAGAAAGEVAITSAMLVFVFPVFITLGCVKRITELAKAEDDERLPGRGYGRPDRHDLLNVAGIGVFGALLIFFIYTLSPEAKALYPDRWLLWAAMPFLAHWLIRMVRIGWQGKMDYDPIVFAARDRVGLGVMLFTLSLMFWAAKLWQEWFGG
- a CDS encoding PAS domain-containing sensor histidine kinase; amino-acid sequence: MPKRRSAGGMLLAGVLAVLATIVTFAISLTSLQARIASIQQVELRFETTAQELLATVGFAGLIHDFKNCVIRGGAEPAYCDATEARAAEALVLLAELEASATAGGVALEAAPILEMVEAYRSRVPQVRAGHVAGRPAEQIDAAVRWDDEPSARAFSAIIETTSRQINARVEGLYRDTFIQYTLAILVLLCIGGWLLFAIRTESRAARERESQLTAVFSAVAGGLVAFDAEGRIALANPAAADMLDLPDQPTPFDWPAHVEITWAEASAAGRTEPPLSTAHTGGRLHEDLCHLRLSAPSSRPDRLLRVSAARLDLPGLGLRNVLTMEDVSEQEQQRKRIERVARLDALGQLTGGIAHDFNNHLATILYAVDLAAREVESERGQVLLQSALRTVERGRELTDRLLSFASRHPGTPRAERVEAVFTGLRPLAEAALPAMITIEFSQAEPDLKLLCDLGQLENAVLNIILNARDAILSSGMGSHLRVHARSITLPAGRIGDRQAGATPGTGESHRYVELSVTDDGPGMTAEVRTRATEPFFTTKPLGEGTGLGLAMAYGFARQSRGDLTIYSEEGHGTAVRLILPRADATEDRREEPVPPPNILPARGESILLAEDDEELRTTMVIMLEDMGYRVEAAANAAAALEIVERGTPIDLALCDVIMPGEMNGIDLAKRLLARDPERPVLLMSGYAGLISGEDAESDLPILRKPCMPAELSRALRAALGE
- a CDS encoding FAD-binding oxidoreductase; this encodes MSWKKHSWAGWGRVQSATGELARPERSAALAPLATEAPAIGNCRSYGDAALVSEGRAITMTRLDKILLFDEADGVIHVEAGATIADLARILAPKGFLPAVMPGTGFATIGGCIAMDVHGKNHHGAGSFGQHVTEITLASGKVLTPDDPLFKATVGGLGQTGPIASAKLKLLRAKVDVMMVTERRAETLESFLDRLDESEATYTVGWIDATATGEALGRGILEEGETGAGLVPPAKRGRKVPFNAPGWALAAPVVRLFNKLYYGRVPAAGRTLVKPIDDFFFPLDRIHDWNKLYGKKGFHQFQCVVPVTARGTLRSMLEAIATSGLASPLAVLKRMGPGRAGHLSFPMEGYTLAVDFRNRTGTRGLISELIAEAKAAGGRIYFAKDSVARAEDIPGMYPELAEWAEAVNAGDPEHHYETDLTKRLSLRSAK
- a CDS encoding VOC family protein, producing MKQSIAHIALVVRDYDEAIAFYCETLGFELVEDSYQPEQDKRWVVVRPRGGQTSILLARASKPEQEPFIGNQAGGRVFLFLQTDDFWRDYNDLKAKGVSFERDPKEAPYGTVAVFRDLYGTLWDLVQFTDGPN
- a CDS encoding SDR family NAD(P)-dependent oxidoreductase, which encodes MTETWILLGAASSMARAMARQLAGEGANLVLAGRDMADLEAQATDLALRGAASAKAARFDARDAATFASIIEAAETLAGEGPINCAVFVGSMPPQEAIDADPSLIDGTVTDSFTGPARFLQMLAPKLEAKGKGLVIGVGSVAGDRGRIGNYVYGAAKSGIATYLSGLRNRLGRSGVHVMTVKPGFVDTAMTWDVEGMFLVASPAQVAAHMLKKGRKGRNVLYTPFFWRYIMAIIRSVPEPIFKKLSV
- a CDS encoding CoA transferase subunit A; this encodes MQKVYGSAAEALDGLLFDGMFIAAGGFGLCGIPELLIDAIVESGTKDLTIASNNCGVDGFGLGKLLDTKQIKKMLSSYVGENAEFMRQYLSGELELEFNPQGTLAERMRAGGCGIPGFYTATGVGTVIAEGKEVKSFGGKDYILEEGIFADVAIVKAWKADETGNCVFRKTARNFNPPAAMCGKVCVMEVEEIVPTGSLDPDHIHLPGIYVHRIIQGEHEKRIEQRTTRKKEDA
- a CDS encoding response regulator, which translates into the protein MTTVLILEDDLEFANLLKMGLVSRGHEAEIVRSSHLAIERLEQGGIGMVLADIYIKESGAPVPDGGLRLTGMITKARLSVRPPDWAKVPVVVITGALPRPGQSEILSVASSLGADGVLAKPFTPDDLHMEMLRLLPEID